One Actinomadura viridis genomic region harbors:
- a CDS encoding DUF2075 domain-containing protein, with the protein MTVFRRTAEALLSPVERNFAAVLAEQMKLRDGLTVSEAERRSWERSLPVVAHDLLEAGLGQVEMLIEYRLPLTSKRADVILAGVDRRTGGDAFVVVELKQWSRAEIWDDNPSRVLVHNMTGKPKLHPALQAKDYADYIAGYLTELAANPDALAAVAYLHNAANADVIDLYDAVEDDRTQLFTLTTRGAFVDYLSDRFAPLPGRAAADRFLDSAVRPSRRLLEHAAAEIRNRDQFVLLDEQRLAYQLVVHAVGKAHRSDLKTVVVITGGPGSGKSVIALSLLGELSQRGRAVQHATGSKSFTQTMRRQVAGKASMTQSVFKYFNSFTKAAKNDLDALICDEAHRIRRVSGNPSPRSQGRRLQIDELIDAARVPVFLLDGQQNVRPGEMGTLPRIREHAKARGLDFLHVSLDEQFRCGGSRKYEDWVLRLLGLRPEPPDWTGDEGFEVSVAASPYELEAALRARLADGRSARITAGFCWPWSNPRRRANGKGPSLVPDVVVDGWSRPWNVKGDEKVGDAPPSDLWATDPGGFEQVGCVYTAQGFEYDWNGVILGPDLVYRNGRLVTVRQASRDPALRNQDVSDREADELIRNTYKVLLTRGMVGTILYSTDPETRAFLAGILNAPPPGTPHR; encoded by the coding sequence TTGACGGTTTTCCGCCGTACCGCGGAAGCACTGCTGTCGCCCGTGGAGCGGAACTTCGCCGCTGTGCTCGCCGAGCAGATGAAGTTGCGGGACGGCCTGACCGTATCCGAGGCCGAAAGGCGGTCCTGGGAACGCAGCCTCCCCGTCGTCGCCCACGACCTGCTCGAAGCCGGTCTCGGTCAGGTCGAGATGCTGATCGAGTACCGGCTGCCGCTGACGAGCAAGCGCGCCGACGTGATCCTCGCCGGGGTCGATCGGCGGACCGGCGGCGACGCCTTCGTGGTCGTGGAGCTGAAGCAGTGGAGCCGGGCCGAGATCTGGGACGACAACCCCAGCCGCGTCCTGGTCCACAACATGACAGGCAAGCCGAAGCTGCATCCGGCGCTCCAGGCCAAGGACTACGCCGATTACATCGCCGGTTACCTGACCGAGCTCGCCGCGAACCCGGATGCCCTGGCCGCTGTCGCGTACCTGCACAACGCGGCGAACGCGGACGTCATCGATCTCTACGACGCCGTGGAGGACGACCGGACGCAGCTGTTCACCCTGACCACCCGGGGCGCGTTCGTCGACTACCTGAGCGACAGGTTCGCGCCGCTGCCCGGCCGGGCAGCGGCGGACCGCTTCCTGGACAGCGCCGTGCGACCGTCAAGGCGGCTCCTCGAGCACGCCGCCGCGGAGATCAGGAACCGGGACCAGTTCGTCCTGCTGGACGAACAGCGGCTCGCCTACCAGCTCGTGGTCCACGCGGTGGGGAAGGCGCACCGGAGCGATCTCAAGACGGTAGTGGTGATCACCGGCGGGCCCGGCAGCGGCAAGAGCGTCATCGCACTCTCCCTGCTCGGCGAGCTGTCACAGCGCGGCCGCGCGGTCCAGCACGCCACCGGATCCAAGTCCTTCACCCAGACGATGCGCAGGCAGGTGGCCGGCAAGGCGTCGATGACGCAGTCGGTGTTCAAGTACTTCAACAGCTTCACGAAAGCGGCGAAGAACGACCTGGACGCGCTGATCTGCGACGAGGCGCATCGCATCAGGAGAGTGTCGGGCAACCCTTCGCCCCGTTCGCAAGGCCGCCGCCTGCAGATCGACGAACTGATCGACGCGGCGCGGGTCCCGGTGTTCCTTCTCGACGGGCAGCAGAACGTGCGACCTGGAGAAATGGGCACGCTCCCGCGAATCCGCGAACATGCGAAGGCGAGGGGCCTGGACTTCTTGCACGTCTCGCTGGACGAGCAGTTCCGGTGCGGCGGGAGCCGCAAGTACGAGGACTGGGTACTGCGCCTGCTCGGGCTTCGTCCGGAACCACCGGACTGGACGGGCGACGAGGGGTTCGAAGTATCGGTCGCCGCTTCGCCGTACGAACTGGAAGCGGCCCTGCGGGCACGGCTCGCGGACGGACGGTCGGCCAGGATCACCGCGGGATTCTGCTGGCCGTGGAGCAACCCTCGCAGAAGAGCGAACGGGAAGGGCCCGTCCCTGGTCCCCGATGTGGTGGTCGACGGCTGGTCGCGCCCCTGGAACGTCAAGGGCGACGAGAAGGTCGGTGACGCGCCTCCGAGCGACCTGTGGGCCACCGACCCCGGCGGTTTCGAGCAGGTGGGGTGCGTCTACACCGCCCAGGGCTTCGAGTACGACTGGAACGGCGTGATCCTCGGCCCCGATCTCGTCTACCGGAACGGGCGCCTGGTCACCGTCCGGCAGGCCAGCCGCGACCCGGCACTCAGGAACCAGGACGTGTCCGACAGGGAGGCGGACGAGCTCATCCGCAACACCTACAAGGTCCTGCTCACCCGGGGCATGGTCGGGACGATCCTGTACTCGACCGATCCCGAGACCCGGGCCTTCCTGGCCGGCATCCTGAACGCTCCGCCGCCGGGAACCCCACACCGGTGA
- a CDS encoding WXG100 family type VII secretion target: protein MVTFAGLRDARLGPLAEAADAWARLATRLERAHKDVVEQQAKLQKIWQGKDADAAHLQIQMLREKSYTASKAAGGIGRVLDAAHQRFQAAQASLLEAVEEARSARFHVGEDGSLRRPPTDGPTTIIEQSLLLQKADRLRDKMAAALRTANDADRRIAEALGTLRPTILAQAGTDPEQIVWRALWMANPHDVDGRRSLADIMKMYQVTKDPGGMTEYPDGFMEWIAKQLGKDPREVTASEKEALDSLVRSQGIKGLLMFENDFGAAANPPPNWAPKGGWQDGHGDAWRHAYWNALMTRDFGAEWTERFTVAHERIADDNPGPREAMDLYNNEVGRRIALQHPDATNEELAKYIRQAVDGGQMVVIGKDGQLGWSDRTPQGQTMPQKQVSLLPEHGPGRNPSEVGR from the coding sequence ATGGTGACCTTCGCGGGACTGCGCGACGCCCGGCTCGGACCCTTGGCCGAAGCCGCCGACGCGTGGGCGCGCCTCGCCACCCGTCTGGAGCGGGCGCATAAGGACGTCGTCGAGCAGCAGGCGAAACTGCAGAAGATTTGGCAGGGCAAGGACGCCGACGCCGCACACCTCCAGATCCAGATGCTGCGGGAGAAGAGCTACACCGCGTCCAAGGCCGCCGGCGGGATCGGGCGGGTTCTGGATGCCGCCCATCAGCGTTTCCAGGCTGCCCAGGCCAGCTTGCTGGAGGCCGTCGAGGAGGCGCGATCCGCCCGGTTCCATGTCGGCGAGGACGGTTCCCTCCGGCGCCCCCCGACCGATGGCCCCACCACCATTATCGAGCAGTCGCTGCTCCTGCAGAAGGCCGACCGACTCCGGGACAAGATGGCCGCCGCGCTGCGCACCGCGAACGACGCCGACCGGAGGATCGCCGAGGCGCTGGGGACGCTCCGCCCGACCATCCTCGCGCAGGCCGGTACCGACCCCGAGCAGATCGTGTGGCGAGCGTTGTGGATGGCCAATCCGCATGACGTGGACGGGCGCCGCTCGCTCGCCGACATCATGAAGATGTACCAGGTCACCAAAGATCCCGGCGGGATGACCGAGTACCCGGACGGCTTCATGGAATGGATCGCCAAGCAGCTCGGGAAGGACCCGCGGGAGGTGACCGCGAGCGAGAAGGAGGCATTGGACTCCCTTGTGCGTTCCCAGGGGATCAAGGGCCTCCTCATGTTCGAGAACGATTTCGGCGCGGCGGCCAATCCGCCTCCGAACTGGGCGCCGAAGGGGGGATGGCAGGACGGTCACGGCGACGCCTGGCGGCACGCGTACTGGAACGCCCTCATGACCCGTGATTTCGGAGCGGAGTGGACGGAGAGGTTCACCGTCGCCCACGAGCGCATCGCCGACGACAACCCGGGGCCGCGCGAGGCCATGGACCTCTACAACAATGAGGTGGGACGGCGGATCGCGCTCCAGCACCCGGATGCGACCAACGAGGAGTTGGCGAAGTACATCCGGCAGGCCGTGGACGGAGGCCAGATGGTGGTGATCGGCAAGGACGGCCAGTTGGGCTGGAGCGACCGGACACCCCAGGGCCAGACCATGCCGCAAAAGCAGGTCAGCCTCCTGCCCGAGCACGGTCCTGGACGGAACCCTTCCGAGGTGGGGCGCTGA
- a CDS encoding serine/threonine-protein kinase, whose amino-acid sequence MRRGLVLADRYELDQPLRRGGTGEVWRAYDRLLDRRLAVRFILVDEAGSELISRFRQEARSAAWLEHPGVPTVHDLGEHHDEVRGPSLYLVTQYIDGLTLDHLIDAHGTLPVSWAAFITAQVCGVLSVAHQRPLMHRDLKPGNLMLCGDGSVKVLDFGITAGLAPGDVRRTATGQDAPLTPGYTAPEQLYGTPCPQSDLYSLGCVTYELLSGQEVFPAATPYEMMRRHEDEVPMSLRELLPDIPAALDALVLQMLAKRPADRPADADEVCERVLRFVTDLEPLPGSVDIVPPPARSARLYAGVLARIPATGNTSISPEVPSLPATLEEVKLPSQEEVAQGRAEAADLASSGRFTQAAELLSDMAEPALLSLGDDDLEVLGLRLDLASVLHQSGEHRRAIPAYRVAAVGLAERHGPDDDRVLHCREQTAVCLAQVGHAHEAIRLLEKLLTDVSGREPYDDLILRVRGHIGRLWLTAGRPAEGRQELSDLLADIRSVHGDDHAQVPGLVQLLDDPHL is encoded by the coding sequence GTGCGGCGCGGGCTCGTGCTGGCGGACCGTTACGAACTCGACCAGCCGCTCCGGCGGGGCGGCACGGGTGAGGTCTGGCGCGCCTACGACCGGCTCCTCGACCGCCGGCTCGCGGTCAGGTTCATCCTGGTCGACGAGGCCGGCAGCGAGCTGATCAGCCGTTTCCGGCAGGAGGCCCGCAGCGCCGCGTGGCTCGAACACCCCGGCGTGCCCACGGTCCACGACCTGGGTGAGCACCACGACGAGGTACGCGGACCCTCGCTCTACCTGGTGACGCAGTACATCGACGGACTGACGCTCGATCACCTCATCGACGCACATGGCACCCTGCCGGTCTCCTGGGCCGCCTTCATCACCGCGCAGGTCTGCGGGGTCCTGTCCGTCGCCCACCAGCGCCCCTTGATGCACCGCGACCTCAAGCCGGGCAATCTCATGCTGTGCGGTGACGGCTCGGTCAAGGTCCTCGACTTCGGTATCACCGCCGGGCTCGCCCCCGGCGACGTACGGCGGACCGCCACCGGCCAGGACGCGCCCCTCACACCCGGCTACACCGCGCCCGAACAGTTGTACGGGACCCCCTGCCCGCAGAGCGACCTCTACTCGCTGGGATGCGTGACCTACGAACTCCTCAGCGGCCAGGAGGTCTTCCCGGCCGCCACCCCGTACGAGATGATGCGCCGGCACGAGGACGAGGTGCCGATGTCCCTCCGGGAGCTGCTCCCCGATATCCCGGCCGCGCTCGACGCACTGGTCCTCCAGATGCTGGCCAAGCGGCCCGCGGACCGGCCCGCCGACGCCGACGAGGTCTGCGAGCGCGTCCTGCGGTTCGTCACCGATCTCGAGCCCCTGCCCGGCAGCGTCGACATCGTCCCGCCGCCCGCCCGCTCGGCCCGCCTGTACGCGGGTGTCCTCGCTCGGATCCCTGCCACCGGTAACACGTCGATCTCCCCGGAAGTGCCGTCCCTCCCCGCCACCCTGGAAGAAGTGAAGCTGCCCTCCCAGGAGGAAGTGGCCCAGGGCAGGGCGGAGGCAGCGGACCTGGCGTCGTCAGGACGGTTCACGCAGGCGGCCGAACTGCTCTCCGACATGGCCGAACCCGCACTGCTTTCCCTGGGCGACGACGACCTGGAAGTGCTGGGACTGCGGCTGGATCTGGCGTCGGTCCTCCACCAGAGTGGCGAACACCGGCGCGCCATCCCCGCCTACAGGGTGGCGGCCGTCGGGCTGGCCGAGCGGCACGGTCCGGACGACGACAGGGTCCTGCACTGCCGCGAGCAGACCGCGGTGTGCCTGGCTCAGGTGGGCCATGCCCACGAGGCCATCCGCCTCCTGGAGAAACTCCTCACCGACGTCTCCGGCCGGGAACCGTACGACGATCTGATCCTGCGCGTGCGCGGACACATCGGCCGCCTGTGGCTCACCGCGGGCCGGCCCGCCGAGGGCCGGCAGGAGCTTTCAGATCTCCTCGCCGACATCCGCAGCGTGCACGGCGACGATCACGCTCAGGTACCCGGACTCGTGCAACTGCTGGACGATCCCCACCTGTGA
- a CDS encoding TetR family transcriptional regulator, whose product MRRSSAETKAVILKAARERFAADGYDRATIRAIAADVGIDPSMVMRYFGSKQQLFARAAEFDLRIPDLSAVPRDQVGRVLAAHVVDRWEGDVLQILLRTAVTDEDTAERMRTIFAGQLGPVAAELADDPAQAPTRAGLAATQALGFALCRYVLRLPPVVAMDRDECVAWLAPTLQRYLTGSP is encoded by the coding sequence ATGCGCAGATCCTCAGCCGAGACCAAGGCCGTGATCCTCAAGGCGGCCCGCGAGCGCTTCGCCGCCGACGGGTACGACCGGGCCACGATCCGGGCGATCGCGGCGGACGTGGGGATCGACCCGTCCATGGTCATGCGCTACTTCGGCAGCAAGCAGCAGCTCTTCGCGAGGGCGGCGGAGTTCGACCTGCGGATTCCGGACCTGTCCGCCGTTCCCCGCGACCAGGTGGGCCGGGTCCTGGCCGCCCACGTGGTCGACCGGTGGGAGGGCGACGTCCTGCAGATCCTGCTCCGTACCGCCGTGACCGACGAGGACACGGCCGAACGGATGCGGACGATCTTCGCCGGGCAGCTCGGCCCGGTCGCGGCCGAGCTCGCCGACGATCCGGCCCAGGCGCCGACCCGGGCCGGCCTGGCCGCCACCCAGGCCCTGGGCTTCGCCCTGTGCCGCTACGTTCTGCGCCTGCCGCCCGTGGTGGCGATGGACCGCGACGAGTGCGTCGCCTGGCTCGCCCCCACCCTCCAGCGCTACCTGACCGGCAGCCCGTAG
- a CDS encoding ATP-dependent Clp protease proteolytic subunit encodes MTVSTRMLTEPSSRTAEAPAPSPVGEQVFQRLLRERIIVLGQQVDDEIANRICAEMLLLSAEDRRRDIHLYINSPGGSVTAGMAIYDIMQFIPNDVATLSMGFTASMGQFLLCAGAPGKRYALPHSTILMHQPSGGIQGTASDIRIQAERLLLTKRTVQERIAYHTGQPLERIAADSDRDRYYSAEEAREYGFVDHVVSTADRILGG; translated from the coding sequence ATGACCGTTTCCACGCGAATGCTCACCGAGCCCTCCTCCCGTACCGCCGAGGCCCCCGCGCCGTCGCCGGTGGGAGAGCAGGTCTTCCAGCGTTTGCTGCGCGAGCGCATCATCGTCCTGGGACAGCAGGTTGACGACGAGATCGCCAACCGCATCTGCGCCGAGATGCTGCTGCTCTCGGCCGAGGACCGGCGCCGCGACATCCACCTCTACATCAACTCGCCGGGCGGCTCGGTGACGGCCGGCATGGCGATCTACGACATCATGCAGTTCATCCCGAACGACGTGGCCACGCTGTCGATGGGGTTCACCGCCTCGATGGGGCAGTTCCTGCTGTGCGCGGGCGCCCCCGGCAAGCGGTACGCGCTGCCGCACTCCACCATCCTCATGCACCAGCCGTCCGGCGGGATCCAGGGCACCGCGTCCGACATCAGGATCCAGGCCGAGCGGCTGCTGCTCACCAAGCGCACCGTCCAGGAACGCATCGCGTACCACACCGGCCAGCCGCTGGAACGGATCGCGGCCGACTCCGACCGCGACCGCTACTACAGCGCGGAGGAGGCCCGCGAGTACGGCTTCGTCGATCACGTGGTCAGCACCGCCGACCGCATCCTGGGCGGCTGA
- a CDS encoding LysR family transcriptional regulator: MEPDLQWMRAFVAAAQELHFGRAAARLFLTQQALSKRIRRLETALATPLFARSTRRVELTAAGRRFLPLAREALAAYDAAVATMRATAEPLRVDVYAERFTPLQLLREIVERVPGLRVEPSMRQGLAGALPSVQSRELDAAFGRVHDLGRGWPAELRHRPVHLVPMDAFVFDTHPLAGRRVLSIADLREAGVAMPDPTGSPEWRGYLTRLSDELGVPVRFNEPAVGVRHITEQIRREDRAVALGERGTDLPSEPRMRQIPLADPTPMHLWSIAWHREDRNPALARLLQELPGPPRPADLGPGTWLPEIDRTALEAPHEV; this comes from the coding sequence ATGGAACCCGATCTCCAGTGGATGCGCGCCTTCGTCGCCGCCGCTCAGGAGCTGCATTTCGGCCGGGCCGCGGCCCGGCTGTTCCTCACCCAGCAGGCGCTGTCCAAGCGCATCCGCCGGCTGGAGACCGCCCTGGCCACACCCCTGTTCGCACGTTCCACGCGCAGGGTCGAGCTGACCGCCGCCGGACGGCGCTTCCTGCCCCTGGCCAGGGAGGCGCTCGCCGCGTACGACGCGGCCGTCGCCACCATGCGCGCGACCGCGGAGCCTTTGCGCGTCGACGTGTACGCCGAACGCTTCACCCCGTTGCAGCTCCTGCGCGAGATCGTGGAACGCGTCCCCGGCCTGCGCGTGGAGCCCAGCATGCGGCAGGGGCTGGCCGGCGCGCTCCCGTCCGTCCAGAGCCGCGAGCTGGACGCCGCGTTCGGCCGCGTTCACGACCTCGGGCGCGGCTGGCCGGCCGAGCTGCGGCACCGGCCCGTCCACCTCGTCCCGATGGACGCCTTCGTGTTCGACACCCACCCGCTCGCCGGCCGGCGGGTCCTGAGCATCGCCGACCTGCGGGAGGCGGGCGTCGCGATGCCGGACCCGACGGGCTCCCCCGAATGGCGCGGGTACCTGACCCGGCTGAGCGACGAACTCGGCGTCCCGGTCCGTTTCAACGAGCCCGCGGTCGGGGTCAGGCACATCACGGAGCAGATACGGCGGGAGGACCGGGCGGTGGCGCTCGGCGAACGGGGCACGGACCTGCCGAGCGAGCCGCGGATGCGGCAGATCCCGCTGGCCGATCCGACACCGATGCACCTGTGGTCGATCGCCTGGCACCGCGAGGATCGCAACCCCGCGCTGGCCCGGCTGCTCCAGGAACTCCCCGGCCCGCCGCGTCCCGCCGACCTCGGCCCCGGCACCTGGCTCCCCGAGATCGACCGGACCGCTCTGGAAGCGCCGCACGAGGTCTGA
- a CDS encoding cytochrome P450, giving the protein MAPYYSPFDFTIQDNPYPVYERLREESPVYRNETDDFWALSRHADIAAALRDTERFSSVNGLRIEPAFWGPDAERFFSFVAMDPPKHTRMRGLVSRAFTQRRVLELEPRIREIAASCLRPLLDGGTFDLMTDFAGRFPTDVISELVGVPEADREMVRRLGMAIMYRDEESGQSGDLPPEAQQAIGALVGYYTELTVERARERRDDLLSGLLDAAEGSDRLTPEEIVGVLILLVGAGIETTMLLLGNAWHAAWRHPEQRAAAFAGRIDDWVAETLRFDPPTQALARTATEAVEMHGVKIPAGARILLLAGSANHDPRVFTDPGRFDLDRDTGPSLAFGGGRHHCLGMNLGRLEARIALQEIVSAVADYEIDIDRARRVRSSNNRGFVSLPTRITARR; this is encoded by the coding sequence ATGGCTCCCTATTACAGTCCCTTCGACTTCACTATTCAGGACAACCCCTATCCGGTGTACGAACGATTGCGCGAAGAGTCGCCGGTCTACCGCAATGAGACCGATGATTTCTGGGCGTTGTCGCGGCATGCCGACATCGCGGCGGCGCTGCGCGATACGGAGAGGTTCTCCAGCGTCAACGGCCTGCGGATCGAGCCGGCGTTCTGGGGGCCGGACGCCGAGCGGTTCTTCTCGTTCGTGGCCATGGACCCGCCGAAGCACACGCGGATGCGCGGGCTGGTGTCGCGGGCGTTCACCCAGCGCCGTGTCCTGGAGCTGGAGCCGCGGATCCGCGAGATCGCCGCCTCCTGCCTGCGGCCGCTCCTCGACGGCGGGACGTTCGACCTGATGACCGACTTCGCCGGCCGGTTCCCCACGGACGTGATCTCCGAACTGGTCGGCGTGCCCGAGGCCGACCGCGAGATGGTGCGCCGGCTGGGGATGGCGATCATGTACCGGGACGAGGAGTCCGGGCAGTCCGGAGACCTCCCCCCGGAGGCGCAGCAGGCGATCGGAGCCCTGGTCGGCTACTACACCGAGCTGACCGTCGAACGCGCCCGCGAGCGGCGCGACGATCTGCTGTCGGGGCTGCTCGACGCCGCCGAGGGATCCGACCGGCTCACCCCCGAGGAGATCGTCGGGGTGCTGATCCTGCTGGTCGGGGCGGGCATCGAGACCACGATGCTGCTGCTCGGCAACGCCTGGCACGCGGCCTGGCGGCACCCGGAACAGCGGGCCGCGGCGTTCGCCGGGCGCATCGACGACTGGGTGGCCGAGACCCTGCGGTTCGACCCGCCGACCCAGGCGCTGGCCCGCACCGCCACCGAGGCGGTCGAGATGCACGGGGTGAAGATCCCGGCCGGCGCGCGCATCCTGCTGCTCGCGGGCTCGGCCAACCACGACCCGCGCGTCTTCACCGACCCCGGCCGGTTCGATCTGGACCGCGACACCGGCCCGTCGCTCGCCTTCGGCGGCGGACGCCACCACTGCCTCGGCATGAACCTGGGCCGCCTGGAGGCGCGCATCGCCCTCCAGGAGATCGTCTCCGCCGTCGCCGACTACGAGATCGACATCGACCGTGCGCGGCGCGTGCGTTCCTCCAACAACCGGGGCTTCGTCTCCCTGCCCACCCGGATCACGGCCCGCCGCTGA
- a CDS encoding SAM-dependent methyltransferase has product MDSDQVPRGIDPSKAHPARRYNYWLGGKDNFAADRESAETVASGFPTVRLSAVENRKFMRRVVTYLAGEAGIGQFLDIGTGLPSAGNVHEVAQEIAPRSRIVYVDNDPIVLAHARALLTSAPAGATAYIDADLRRPEALLAHPELRKTLDLGEPVALMLIAIMHFIVDEDDPYGIFATLRDALPPGSHIVMSHATDDFLEPEELAEANEANKRSGVPFRLRSTEEFTRFFTGLELLPPGITSVVDWRPDVPEDQRAAIDDVSMLCAVARVP; this is encoded by the coding sequence ATGGACTCTGATCAGGTACCTCGCGGGATCGACCCGTCGAAGGCTCACCCAGCGCGCCGTTACAACTACTGGCTCGGCGGCAAGGACAACTTCGCGGCGGACCGGGAATCGGCGGAGACGGTCGCCTCGGGATTCCCGACCGTACGGCTGTCGGCCGTGGAGAACCGCAAGTTCATGCGCCGGGTGGTGACCTATCTGGCCGGGGAGGCCGGGATCGGCCAGTTCCTCGACATCGGCACGGGACTGCCGTCGGCGGGCAACGTGCACGAGGTCGCGCAGGAGATCGCACCGCGGTCGCGGATCGTCTACGTCGACAACGACCCCATCGTCCTGGCGCATGCCCGCGCGCTGCTCACCAGCGCGCCCGCCGGCGCCACCGCCTATATCGACGCCGACCTGCGCCGTCCGGAGGCCCTCCTGGCCCATCCGGAGCTGCGGAAGACCCTCGACCTGGGTGAGCCGGTCGCGCTGATGCTGATCGCGATCATGCATTTCATCGTCGACGAGGACGATCCTTACGGCATTTTCGCCACGCTGCGCGACGCTCTTCCACCGGGCAGTCACATCGTCATGTCGCACGCGACCGACGACTTCCTCGAACCGGAGGAACTGGCCGAGGCGAATGAGGCCAACAAACGGAGCGGGGTGCCCTTCCGGCTGCGTTCCACGGAGGAGTTCACCCGATTCTTCACCGGGCTGGAACTGCTCCCGCCGGGGATCACGTCGGTCGTCGACTGGCGGCCCGACGTACCGGAGGATCAGCGGGCCGCCATCGATGACGTGTCCATGTTGTGCGCCGTCGCCCGGGTCCCCTGA
- a CDS encoding nucleotide pyrophosphohydrolase, with product MQDIGTLAARLRDFAAERDWEQFHTPKNLAMALSGEVGELVAELQWLTPEESWAVMDDAEAAARVRSEMADVFIYLTRLSDLLGVDLLDAAHRKLDEGERRYDAATYRGSARKAPPLQ from the coding sequence ATGCAGGACATCGGGACGTTGGCGGCGCGGCTCCGGGATTTCGCCGCCGAACGCGACTGGGAGCAGTTCCACACGCCCAAGAACCTGGCCATGGCGCTGTCGGGCGAGGTCGGGGAACTGGTCGCCGAATTGCAGTGGCTCACCCCGGAGGAGTCCTGGGCGGTCATGGACGATGCCGAGGCCGCCGCCCGGGTGCGGTCGGAGATGGCCGATGTCTTCATCTACCTGACCAGGCTGTCGGACCTGCTCGGGGTGGATCTCCTGGACGCCGCGCACCGCAAGCTGGACGAGGGCGAGCGCCGGTACGACGCCGCGACGTACCGCGGGTCGGCGCGCAAGGCTCCCCCGCTCCAGTGA
- a CDS encoding globin domain-containing protein translates to MLSSQSAAVVRATLPVVGAAIDEITPVFYRRMFTAQPELLRDLFNRGNQADGTQARALAGSIAAFAGMLVENPGRRPDAMLARIAHKHASLGITADQYTIVQRHLFAAIAEVLGDAVTPEVAAAWDEVYWLMAGALIAMEARLYAEAGVADGDVWSQWKVVGRLEETPDVATFMLRPADRSPSPPFKPGQYVSVRCPLPDGANQIRQYSLSCAPNGTDRWISVKRVNGTGGAPDGEVSNRLHANVKEGDVLTVSAPFGDTVLDDGESPVLLASAGIGCTQTISMLAHLAATGSPRRVVVVHADAAESTHPFRTELGLLVDKLSDAEAHIWYEHPENPRPSQYTGLADLAGIDVPEGTRAYLCGPVPFMSSVREQLLGRGVAASRIHYEVFGPDLWLASTT, encoded by the coding sequence ATGCTGTCCAGCCAGTCCGCGGCCGTCGTCCGCGCCACCCTGCCGGTGGTCGGCGCCGCGATCGACGAGATCACGCCGGTGTTCTACCGCCGGATGTTCACCGCTCAGCCCGAACTGCTGCGGGACCTGTTCAACCGCGGCAACCAGGCGGACGGCACCCAGGCCAGGGCGCTGGCCGGGTCCATCGCCGCGTTCGCCGGGATGCTGGTGGAGAACCCCGGCCGGCGACCCGACGCCATGCTCGCCCGCATCGCGCACAAGCACGCCTCGCTGGGCATCACCGCGGACCAGTACACGATCGTTCAGCGGCACCTGTTCGCCGCCATCGCCGAGGTGCTCGGCGACGCGGTCACCCCCGAGGTCGCCGCCGCGTGGGACGAGGTCTACTGGCTGATGGCGGGAGCGCTGATCGCCATGGAGGCACGCCTGTACGCCGAGGCGGGCGTGGCGGACGGGGACGTCTGGAGCCAGTGGAAGGTGGTCGGACGCCTGGAGGAGACGCCCGACGTCGCCACGTTCATGCTGCGCCCCGCCGACCGGTCGCCGAGCCCCCCGTTCAAGCCGGGCCAGTACGTCTCGGTCCGCTGCCCCCTGCCCGACGGCGCGAACCAGATCCGCCAGTACAGCCTGTCCTGCGCGCCCAACGGCACCGACCGGTGGATCTCGGTGAAGCGCGTGAACGGCACCGGCGGCGCGCCCGACGGGGAGGTGTCCAACCGGCTCCACGCCAACGTCAAGGAAGGGGACGTGCTCACCGTTAGCGCCCCGTTCGGCGACACCGTGCTGGACGACGGCGAGTCACCGGTGCTGCTGGCCTCGGCGGGCATCGGTTGCACCCAGACGATCAGCATGCTCGCCCACCTCGCCGCCACCGGCTCGCCCCGCCGCGTGGTCGTCGTACACGCCGATGCCGCTGAGAGCACCCACCCGTTCCGTACCGAACTCGGCCTGCTCGTCGACAAGCTCTCCGACGCCGAAGCCCACATCTGGTACGAGCACCCGGAGAACCCGAGGCCGTCCCAGTACACGGGCCTGGCCGACCTGGCCGGCATCGACGTCCCCGAAGGAACCCGCGCCTATCTCTGCGGCCCCGTCCCCTTCATGAGTTCGGTCCGTGAGCAGCTGCTCGGACGGGGCGTCGCCGCGTCCCGCATCCACTACGAGGTCTTCGGCCCCGACCTGTGGCTCGCCTCCACCACTTGA